One Herbaspirillum rubrisubalbicans genomic window carries:
- the tssC gene encoding type VI secretion system contractile sheath large subunit, whose product MTESIQQKLLRVRPPRVKITYDVETGGAMEKQELPFIVGIFADLSGDRDPADTLASRPLKERQMTDIDRDNFNAIMKSIGPRVDLTKVPKDVPAAASLLGTPGDKQIVFESLDDFEPMQIIRKLPSLNDLYQSRGLIRSLQAKYEADDETAHHLDALLQNEDPTTQASTFKLMGKFDAVAETERPALRHALFGLFDTVNQGADADKAKVYPTWSLMAVADAAEKDKDKLAKLVAAADPKAVALSQALAAKDTTDNRVKAKLLVEQLQLPGAPAADATEEVKAPFTKRDKLLAQLGFDPVTADKTLDQSVIDIKSATLASGMNLPAGDPLWRKPLMLLGLSMPDDDARDAFLHFADYLQALAATGPSAEQLAMVAAVAPLLQTDAARVLLWLHHYASQVADLMKEEQQLQGLMAAQKRGSAAVIDELVARIDQLLSIALTAVLHCAGFKRMEATWRGLAHLVFNTETSTKLKLRVFNATQDELIKDMSKAVEFDQSALFKLIYEAEYGTYGGFPYSLLIGDYELGADAADIEFLKKMSEVAASAHAPFIAAASTAMFGLSGFDKLDKPRDLAKIFENAELTAWREFREMEDSRYVTLVLPRVLLRLPYGKAEKRNTTPCEGINFEEDVSGANLRPYLNAKGEITGYPKPDNQSFLWGNAAFVLAERITNAFALYNWTAAIRGVEGGGLVENLPLYTYTSDSGSSELFCPIEVSITDRREKELNDLGFISLIHCKGSGHAAFFGGQTTNLPKKYFSDSANANAKISSMLPYILAASRFAHYIKVIMRSKIGSFMTRENVESFLNNWITNYVLLDDNAAQNAKAAFPLREASVVVTDVPGQPGAYRATVFLKPHFQLEELTTSIRLVADLPS is encoded by the coding sequence ATGACAGAAAGCATTCAGCAAAAACTACTGCGGGTAAGGCCACCAAGGGTGAAGATCACCTACGACGTGGAAACTGGTGGCGCCATGGAAAAACAGGAGTTGCCGTTCATCGTGGGGATCTTTGCCGATCTCTCAGGTGACCGCGATCCCGCGGACACTCTGGCCTCCCGGCCACTGAAAGAACGCCAGATGACCGACATCGATCGTGACAATTTCAACGCAATCATGAAGTCGATCGGACCGCGCGTGGATCTGACCAAGGTGCCCAAGGACGTGCCTGCGGCCGCATCGCTGCTGGGGACGCCGGGCGACAAGCAGATCGTCTTCGAGAGCCTCGATGATTTCGAGCCGATGCAGATCATCCGCAAGCTGCCCTCGCTGAATGACCTGTACCAGTCACGCGGCCTGATCCGCAGCTTGCAGGCGAAATACGAAGCCGATGACGAAACCGCTCACCATCTGGATGCCCTGCTGCAGAACGAAGACCCGACCACGCAGGCATCCACGTTCAAGCTGATGGGCAAGTTCGATGCCGTCGCTGAAACCGAGCGCCCGGCACTGCGTCACGCGCTGTTCGGTCTGTTCGACACGGTCAATCAAGGTGCGGATGCCGACAAGGCCAAGGTCTATCCGACCTGGTCCCTGATGGCGGTGGCCGATGCGGCCGAGAAGGACAAGGACAAGCTGGCCAAGCTGGTTGCCGCTGCCGACCCCAAGGCGGTCGCACTGTCCCAAGCGCTTGCGGCAAAGGATACGACCGACAATCGGGTCAAGGCCAAGCTGCTGGTCGAACAGTTGCAACTGCCTGGCGCGCCGGCAGCCGATGCCACCGAGGAGGTAAAGGCTCCCTTCACCAAGCGCGATAAACTGCTCGCCCAGCTCGGTTTCGATCCGGTGACGGCAGACAAGACACTTGACCAGTCAGTGATTGACATCAAGTCGGCCACTCTGGCCAGCGGCATGAACCTGCCGGCAGGCGACCCGCTCTGGCGCAAGCCGCTGATGCTGCTCGGCCTGAGCATGCCGGACGATGACGCGCGTGACGCCTTCCTGCATTTTGCAGATTACCTGCAAGCGCTCGCCGCCACCGGTCCCAGTGCAGAACAACTGGCGATGGTAGCCGCGGTAGCGCCGCTGCTGCAGACGGACGCGGCCAGAGTGTTGCTGTGGCTGCACCACTACGCTAGCCAGGTCGCCGACCTGATGAAGGAGGAGCAGCAATTGCAAGGGCTGATGGCGGCACAGAAGCGCGGTTCGGCAGCAGTGATCGATGAACTGGTTGCGCGCATCGACCAGTTGCTCAGCATCGCGCTGACCGCCGTGCTGCACTGCGCTGGCTTCAAGCGCATGGAAGCCACTTGGCGTGGCCTGGCGCACCTGGTGTTTAACACCGAGACCAGCACCAAGCTCAAGCTGCGGGTGTTCAACGCCACCCAGGACGAGCTGATCAAGGACATGAGCAAGGCCGTCGAATTCGACCAGAGCGCTCTGTTCAAGCTGATCTACGAAGCCGAATACGGCACCTACGGCGGCTTCCCCTACAGCCTGTTGATCGGCGACTACGAGCTGGGCGCCGACGCCGCCGACATCGAATTCCTGAAGAAGATGTCGGAAGTCGCGGCCTCCGCACATGCCCCTTTCATCGCCGCCGCCTCGACCGCCATGTTCGGCCTGTCCGGTTTCGACAAGCTGGACAAGCCGCGCGACTTGGCCAAGATCTTCGAGAATGCCGAACTGACGGCATGGCGCGAGTTCCGCGAGATGGAAGATTCGCGTTACGTCACGCTGGTGCTGCCACGCGTGTTGCTGCGTCTGCCGTATGGTAAGGCCGAGAAGCGCAATACCACGCCCTGCGAAGGTATCAATTTCGAAGAGGACGTCAGCGGTGCCAACCTGCGTCCTTATCTGAACGCCAAAGGCGAGATCACCGGCTATCCTAAGCCGGACAACCAGAGCTTCCTGTGGGGCAACGCCGCCTTCGTACTGGCCGAACGTATCACCAATGCCTTTGCCCTGTACAACTGGACTGCCGCCATTCGCGGCGTGGAAGGCGGCGGTCTGGTGGAAAATCTGCCGCTCTATACCTACACCTCGGATTCCGGCAGCAGCGAACTGTTCTGCCCGATCGAAGTGTCGATCACCGATCGCCGTGAAAAGGAATTGAACGACCTAGGCTTCATTTCCCTGATCCACTGCAAGGGCTCCGGCCACGCTGCCTTCTTCGGCGGCCAGACCACCAATCTTCCCAAGAAGTATTTCTCGGACAGCGCCAATGCCAATGCCAAGATCTCATCGATGCTGCCTTATATTCTGGCCGCATCCCGCTTCGCGCATTACATCAAGGTCATCATGCGCAGCAAGATCGGCAGCTTCATGACGCGCGAGAACGTCGAGTCCTTCCTCAATAACTGGATTACCAATTACGTTCTGCTCGACGATAACGCCGCCCAGAATGCCAAGGCCGCCTTTCCGTTGCGCGAAGCGTCGGTGGTGGTAACCGATGTCCCGGGACAACCGGGCGCCTATCGCGCCACGGTCTTCCTGAAGCCGCACTTCCAGTTGGAAGAGCTGACGACCTCAATCCGGCTGGTCGCGGACCTGCCTAGCTAA
- the tssG gene encoding type VI secretion system baseplate subunit TssG: MATLGWRTGSTLKELLLAQFSRFDSFQLLRLLQWPPSGSPQAAPVRLRFRADLSAGFGGHEFSALRHAPAPAADGADVIDIDTPNYCIASLMGPLPEPFTEWVRDLKRAGSPAMADFLDIFNQRLNELRFQLKTRHTLGLNNQPPVQTEHAAQLAAIMGMGLPHLAVQIPLPQRSWLGLAGLLANCRRSQAALSQTLSVYIGSKVRVEPLIGAWHDIAPQERMALGRRGNVLGRSTLLGRRAWDQAARVRLVIEGLEYTRFCQLLPPGHAQAANPSERACHFGLVGLLRLLLNGLHDCEVELHVQSASIPAARLQAREQGRLRLGYSAWLGRGGGAPQAAQSSPPAMARYLIPAFATTEAP; this comes from the coding sequence ATGGCAACCCTTGGCTGGCGCACAGGTAGTACTCTGAAGGAATTGCTGCTGGCACAATTCAGCCGCTTCGACAGCTTCCAGCTGTTGCGGCTGCTGCAATGGCCACCATCGGGTTCGCCGCAGGCTGCGCCAGTGCGCCTGCGGTTCCGTGCCGACCTGTCGGCCGGTTTCGGCGGGCACGAATTCAGTGCCCTGCGCCATGCCCCCGCGCCGGCCGCTGACGGCGCTGACGTCATCGACATCGACACGCCCAACTATTGCATCGCCAGTCTGATGGGCCCGCTGCCCGAACCCTTCACCGAATGGGTTCGGGATCTGAAGCGTGCGGGTTCGCCTGCGATGGCAGATTTCCTGGACATCTTCAACCAGCGCCTCAACGAGCTGCGCTTCCAGTTGAAAACTCGCCACACGTTGGGCCTGAACAACCAGCCGCCGGTACAGACGGAACATGCCGCGCAACTGGCCGCCATCATGGGCATGGGCCTGCCGCACTTGGCCGTGCAGATCCCCCTGCCGCAGCGTAGTTGGCTGGGTCTAGCCGGCTTGCTGGCCAATTGTCGCCGGAGTCAGGCAGCGCTGTCGCAGACTCTGAGCGTCTACATCGGCAGCAAGGTGCGGGTCGAGCCGCTGATCGGTGCCTGGCACGACATCGCACCGCAGGAACGGATGGCATTGGGGCGGCGCGGCAATGTGCTGGGTCGCAGCACGCTGCTCGGGCGGCGCGCCTGGGACCAGGCCGCGCGCGTGCGCCTGGTGATCGAGGGACTGGAATACACGCGCTTCTGCCAGTTATTGCCACCGGGGCACGCGCAGGCTGCGAATCCGTCCGAACGTGCGTGCCATTTCGGCTTAGTGGGCCTGCTGCGCCTGTTACTCAACGGCCTGCACGACTGCGAGGTCGAACTGCACGTACAGAGTGCATCGATACCGGCGGCGCGGCTGCAAGCGCGTGAGCAGGGCCGCCTGCGTCTGGGTTACAGCGCATGGCTGGGGCGCGGGGGCGGCGCGCCGCAAGCGGCACAGTCGTCGCCACCGGCGATGGCGCGTTACCTGATTCCCGCGTTCGCTACCACGGAGGCGCCATGA
- a CDS encoding type VI secretion system tube protein Hcp, translating into MDLILLQPGDSTVLAGASNWTTAQSSQIASWPSGTAGLPTAPCFEMTSVHFGMKQQMTTDVSNNARTSGRPVITDITCVKYIDNASTLLYDRCLRAYPLGTSAKCTSIFLLRNSGDQLACLMKIDLYNAMVSEIQTQTHPNDMPTEQFKINFTDIMWTYYPQANDTSVGGMLMKGWSVRQNQALSAAPTA; encoded by the coding sequence ATGGATCTGATTTTATTGCAGCCTGGCGACAGCACCGTGCTGGCCGGCGCCTCCAACTGGACGACCGCCCAGAGCAGCCAGATTGCCTCGTGGCCGAGCGGCACTGCCGGCCTGCCGACCGCCCCCTGCTTCGAAATGACCTCCGTACATTTCGGCATGAAACAGCAGATGACCACCGACGTCAGCAACAACGCCCGTACCTCGGGTCGTCCGGTCATCACCGATATCACCTGCGTCAAGTACATCGACAATGCCTCCACCCTGCTGTACGACCGCTGCCTGCGCGCCTATCCGCTGGGTACCAGCGCCAAGTGCACGTCGATCTTCCTGCTGCGCAACTCCGGCGACCAACTGGCCTGCCTGATGAAGATCGACCTGTACAACGCCATGGTCAGCGAGATCCAGACACAGACGCATCCCAACGACATGCCGACCGAGCAGTTCAAGATCAATTTCACCGACATCATGTGGACCTACTATCCGCAGGCCAACGATACGTCGGTCGGCGGGATGCTGATGAAGGGCTGGAGCGTGCGTCAGAACCAAGCCTTGTCGGCGGCACCGACAGCGTAG
- the tssF gene encoding type VI secretion system baseplate subunit TssF, whose protein sequence is MHSANTKLKDFYHAELTSLRQEGMAFAQQHPELAHALGLNPRQARDPQVEMLMQSFAFLTGRLQYQMEIDQAASANALLNSLYPHLAAPVPSMLVAQISVKPKGNDLSHEQVLERGRNISTPAFSAAGRRIDCRFRTAYETPLMPFEVTAIQTQSLKAYPWLCEDGNGDTKNSAVLRVSLRSKGVANLKGRGRLRFFLNPTEPGAYDLYDLLALHLDSMAITVPQTSQTRRLPVEQFRWLGEADDEAMLPCNPQTHPGYRLLQEYFSFPEKFMFFEVSQIDFGGVCDQFDLLFLLDSELQEYSSYPAQTLRLNCVPLVNLYPQRLDPLKLDHSKYEYHLLGDLENHRYCEIYAIETLESSSPRSGTRTIAPYFAIDQSDRLEQQDYFYTTRREASQGVDIAGSEIFISFLDQQFNTTQLVDEVIGGRALCTNRRLPEQLDCGAPLYLEGPGAVSAITVLSKPSPHQNPPIIGTRPWALVSQLSLNHLSLADSPLALGALKDILRLHLGPNAGHGLRQIEGLQGLHCHSIMRHRHIDGWRGFVRGHDVRLQIDQHCFEDASAVLFCAVLRHFFRSYATVNQLVEVSLEMNNLTGVQKQWQPLAGAQVVL, encoded by the coding sequence ATGCACAGTGCCAATACCAAGCTGAAGGACTTCTACCATGCCGAGCTGACCTCGTTGCGCCAGGAAGGCATGGCATTTGCGCAGCAACATCCCGAACTGGCACACGCGCTGGGCCTGAACCCGCGCCAGGCACGCGATCCGCAGGTAGAGATGCTGATGCAGTCGTTCGCCTTCCTGACCGGACGCCTGCAATACCAGATGGAAATCGACCAGGCAGCATCGGCCAACGCCCTGCTGAATTCCCTCTATCCACATCTAGCCGCCCCGGTACCATCGATGCTGGTGGCGCAAATCAGCGTCAAGCCCAAGGGCAACGACCTGTCGCACGAACAGGTGCTGGAGCGTGGCCGCAACATCAGCACCCCAGCATTCAGTGCCGCTGGTCGGCGCATCGACTGCCGTTTTCGCACTGCCTACGAGACGCCATTGATGCCGTTCGAGGTGACGGCGATCCAGACGCAGTCGCTGAAAGCCTATCCCTGGCTGTGCGAGGATGGCAACGGTGACACCAAGAACAGCGCGGTCCTGCGCGTCTCGCTGCGCAGCAAGGGCGTTGCCAATCTGAAGGGCCGTGGCCGCCTGCGCTTCTTCCTCAATCCGACCGAACCCGGCGCCTACGACCTGTACGATCTGCTGGCGCTGCATCTGGACAGCATGGCCATTACCGTGCCGCAGACAAGCCAGACGCGCCGCCTGCCGGTCGAGCAATTCCGCTGGCTGGGCGAAGCCGACGACGAAGCCATGCTGCCCTGCAATCCGCAGACGCATCCCGGTTACCGGTTGCTGCAGGAGTATTTCTCCTTCCCGGAGAAGTTCATGTTCTTCGAAGTCAGTCAGATCGATTTCGGCGGCGTCTGCGACCAGTTCGATCTGCTGTTCCTGCTCGATAGCGAGCTCCAGGAATACAGCAGCTATCCGGCTCAGACGCTACGGCTGAACTGCGTGCCGCTGGTCAATCTGTATCCGCAACGACTGGATCCACTCAAGCTCGATCACAGCAAGTATGAGTATCATCTGCTGGGCGATCTGGAAAACCACCGCTATTGCGAGATCTATGCGATCGAGACGCTGGAGTCCAGCAGCCCCAGAAGCGGGACGCGCACCATCGCGCCCTACTTCGCCATTGACCAGTCGGATCGGCTGGAACAGCAAGACTATTTCTACACCACGCGGCGCGAGGCCAGCCAGGGTGTCGATATCGCGGGCAGCGAAATATTCATTTCCTTCCTCGACCAGCAATTCAACACGACACAGCTGGTCGATGAGGTCATCGGCGGCCGCGCCTTGTGTACCAACCGTCGCCTGCCGGAACAGCTCGATTGCGGCGCACCGTTGTACCTGGAGGGGCCAGGGGCAGTCAGCGCCATTACCGTCCTGAGCAAGCCGTCGCCGCACCAGAATCCGCCGATCATCGGTACCCGGCCGTGGGCACTGGTATCGCAACTAAGCCTGAATCACCTGTCGCTAGCCGACAGCCCGCTGGCACTCGGCGCACTCAAGGACATCCTGCGCCTGCACCTCGGCCCCAATGCAGGCCATGGCCTGCGCCAGATCGAAGGGTTGCAGGGGCTGCACTGCCATTCCATCATGCGCCACCGGCACATCGATGGCTGGCGCGGCTTCGTGCGAGGGCACGACGTGCGCCTGCAGATCGACCAGCATTGCTTCGAAGATGCCAGCGCCGTGCTGTTCTGCGCCGTGCTGCGCCATTTTTTCCGCTCCTACGCGACCGTCAACCAACTGGTTGAAGTCAGCCTGGAAATGAACAACCTCACCGGCGTGCAAAAACAATGGCAACCCTTGGCTGGCGCACAGGTAGTACTCTGA
- a CDS encoding contractile injection system protein, VgrG/Pvc8 family gives MNATLPISLQQVSITPEATVVGGAPAPFLHVAIFLPASAGAPGGILGDETFRLVSFDGQESASALFEFQLELHANTDTSLTPPYLGSTVPPLPADVQLSIDDLIGLSVTVGVNCSCNLDASEISQYFAAAVRGAPPPAGSAALDVATDQVLAYFNGIITAISMGDQGVYYVTMGPALAQLQHINAYTIYTNSSVIDTIARVMQASDGFPVPIRMQSTVRTDGSSVATSRVQDWLQGGESHYDFIERLVKKANLCFYFQHTATDHTVVFADISNLYYPAVNTPITAFRYTLTDMSEDDLDQEDVITGYRYQRALSSSSISSSFTRQYANFEDDSPTVPPFYLASADTAPAQTVALPLSLYKNYDFGDVADEVSSYTNAANAALVAASVEFSGNAFCPQFRVGHQFRLADIASQNAGPLAPANPTLFRPSFAGNSFVLTQIKHQARADGKYQNNFSSTIVNGLIGGFSIEQAQQETLLAVVVDTPANWQSFTPDYFHPETASFTANAGAMLYQPSGVNVVFAADPSGTPFFVKLSASMQTLPEAGAIVVVSRAQNESELPEIQNIISASGSKCATPSGWEASSRVGNNYSTSFGDNQSYSFGKNSVITAAGSDGNATSVYNTAVGIVSRQYGTGFFGNASYAQGASYNYSVAEGLAGATTLNASQQETQLDDIGATTGGGPDAAVQLTPTPPVPGVVGLSPIPTTASLTPPALDDAMNSALSTADVSTPDLSVTTVVPMVANNLLLNVSESYGSSYTQSWANVTSSVDNVGTTFNQSTIGTSVAWNTINNGSSAVSNNLGSSLNVNSIGGQSTNVNTFHGDNISLNTMLGDNTDVSVTVGDTRTFTKQQGKINTSTIQTGDIINTTTQGGAVTTTNTVGGVVTNTNSYLAAVFDTSTYAGAVTSASTHLGIYSNADTKLGLVTSMTTYGGMVTDITNALVARSIIQNGAADNVVKEFASKSESDSSASSIENETSASKVIIREYGAIDKTEVSGGGTRTRSEPGVLATYIGGVVNHINEMTTFL, from the coding sequence ATGAACGCCACGCTTCCCATCAGCCTGCAGCAGGTCAGCATCACGCCTGAGGCAACGGTCGTCGGCGGTGCACCCGCGCCATTCCTGCATGTGGCGATCTTCCTTCCGGCTTCTGCCGGGGCACCGGGGGGGATCCTCGGCGATGAGACCTTCCGCCTGGTCAGTTTCGACGGCCAGGAAAGTGCGTCCGCACTGTTCGAGTTCCAACTGGAACTGCATGCCAATACCGATACCAGCCTGACGCCACCCTATCTGGGCAGCACCGTGCCGCCGTTGCCAGCCGACGTGCAGCTGAGCATCGACGACTTGATCGGCCTGTCGGTGACGGTCGGCGTCAATTGCAGCTGCAATCTGGATGCCAGCGAGATATCGCAATACTTCGCGGCCGCCGTGCGCGGCGCACCACCGCCGGCCGGCAGCGCGGCGCTGGACGTCGCAACCGATCAGGTGCTGGCCTATTTCAACGGCATCATCACCGCCATCTCGATGGGCGACCAGGGCGTCTACTACGTCACGATGGGGCCGGCCCTGGCGCAGCTCCAACACATCAATGCCTACACCATCTACACCAACAGCAGCGTCATCGACACCATCGCCCGAGTGATGCAGGCCAGCGACGGCTTTCCCGTGCCGATCCGGATGCAGTCCACGGTGCGCACCGATGGCAGCAGCGTGGCTACCTCGCGTGTACAGGACTGGCTGCAGGGCGGCGAAAGCCACTACGATTTCATCGAACGCCTGGTGAAGAAGGCCAATCTCTGCTTCTATTTCCAGCATACGGCCACCGACCATACCGTGGTCTTCGCCGATATCAGCAATCTGTATTATCCCGCCGTCAACACGCCGATCACGGCGTTTCGCTATACCTTAACGGACATGTCGGAAGATGATCTGGACCAAGAAGATGTCATCACCGGCTACCGCTACCAGCGGGCGCTGAGCAGCAGCAGCATCAGCAGCAGCTTCACCCGGCAATACGCCAATTTCGAGGACGACTCGCCGACCGTGCCCCCGTTCTATCTGGCCAGTGCCGACACCGCGCCGGCACAGACGGTGGCGCTGCCGCTGTCCCTGTACAAGAACTATGATTTCGGCGATGTAGCCGACGAAGTCAGCAGTTATACCAATGCCGCCAATGCTGCCCTGGTGGCGGCCTCGGTCGAATTCTCGGGTAATGCGTTCTGCCCGCAATTCCGGGTCGGTCATCAGTTTCGCCTGGCAGACATCGCCAGCCAGAATGCCGGGCCACTGGCACCGGCCAACCCGACGCTGTTTCGCCCGTCCTTCGCCGGCAACAGCTTCGTGCTGACGCAGATCAAGCACCAGGCTCGCGCCGACGGCAAATACCAGAACAACTTTTCGTCCACCATTGTCAACGGCCTGATCGGCGGTTTCTCCATCGAACAGGCGCAACAGGAGACCTTGCTGGCCGTGGTGGTGGACACACCGGCCAACTGGCAATCGTTCACGCCCGACTATTTCCATCCGGAGACCGCCAGCTTCACCGCCAATGCGGGTGCCATGCTCTACCAGCCGTCCGGTGTGAACGTCGTGTTCGCCGCCGATCCATCCGGCACGCCGTTCTTCGTGAAGTTGTCGGCCAGTATGCAGACACTGCCAGAAGCCGGTGCCATTGTGGTGGTCAGCCGTGCCCAGAACGAATCGGAACTGCCCGAGATCCAGAACATCATCTCGGCCAGCGGCAGCAAATGCGCTACACCCTCGGGCTGGGAAGCCAGCTCGCGCGTCGGCAACAACTATTCCACCAGCTTCGGCGACAACCAGAGCTATTCCTTCGGCAAGAACTCGGTCATCACGGCAGCCGGCAGCGACGGCAATGCCACGTCCGTCTACAACACCGCGGTGGGTATCGTCTCTAGGCAGTACGGTACCGGCTTCTTCGGCAATGCAAGCTATGCGCAGGGCGCCAGCTACAACTATTCCGTGGCGGAAGGCCTGGCCGGCGCGACCACGCTCAACGCCAGCCAGCAGGAAACCCAGCTCGACGACATTGGCGCGACCACTGGTGGCGGTCCGGACGCAGCGGTCCAGCTCACCCCGACGCCGCCGGTACCTGGGGTCGTCGGACTGAGCCCGATTCCGACGACCGCATCGCTGACGCCACCTGCGCTGGACGATGCCATGAATTCGGCGCTGTCCACGGCGGATGTCAGCACGCCCGACCTCAGTGTGACCACCGTCGTGCCCATGGTGGCCAACAATCTGCTGCTTAACGTGTCGGAGTCCTATGGTTCCAGCTATACCCAGTCCTGGGCCAACGTGACGTCCTCCGTCGACAACGTCGGCACGACGTTCAACCAGAGCACGATAGGTACCAGCGTGGCCTGGAACACCATCAACAACGGCAGCAGCGCCGTCAGCAACAACCTGGGATCCAGCCTCAACGTCAACAGCATCGGTGGCCAGTCGACCAACGTCAATACCTTCCATGGTGACAACATCAGTCTCAACACCATGCTGGGCGACAACACTGACGTCAGCGTGACGGTGGGCGATACCCGCACTTTCACGAAGCAGCAAGGCAAGATCAACACCAGCACCATCCAGACCGGCGACATCATCAATACCACGACCCAGGGCGGCGCGGTGACCACCACCAACACCGTTGGCGGTGTGGTCACCAACACCAACAGCTACTTGGCCGCCGTGTTCGACACCAGCACCTATGCCGGTGCCGTCACCAGTGCCAGCACCCACCTAGGCATCTACAGCAATGCCGATACCAAACTCGGGCTGGTGACCTCGATGACCACCTATGGCGGAATGGTGACCGACATCACCAACGCACTGGTGGCCCGATCCATCATTCAGAACGGCGCGGCCGATAACGTCGTGAAGGAGTTCGCTTCAAAGAGCGAGAGCGACTCCAGCGCCAGCTCGATCGAAAACGAGACATCGGCATCGAAGGTCATCATCCGCGAGTACGGGGCCATCGACAAGACTGAGGTCAGCGGCGGTGGTACCCGTACACGGTCCGAACCTGGCGTGCTCGCGACCTATATCGGTGGTGTGGTCAACCACATCAACGAAATGACGACCTTCCTGTGA